AGGGCTGCCTGATCTCGGGGGGAGAATCGGTCTTCGGGTCGGCTATCGCGAATCGGAAATTGTCGATAAGGGCCTGTTCAAAGTGACGCGCCTGACACCGACCCTGTTCCCGTTTCGCCTGACACTGGTCGCCACGGCCGCGCCGTTCAGCGCCGCCGACGAGACCGGCTTCAAACAGCGACGTACGGCCAGCCATGGTCCGACCACCCTGGGTGCGCTGTTTGGTGAACTGGTTTCGCCTCATGGATTTTCTCCACGGGTGGCGTCCGATCTGGCGCTGATCAGGATCGATCACATCGACCAGTCCAACGAAACCGACATGGGTTTCCTGACGCGCCTGGCGAAGAAGTACAAGGTGATCGCCAAACCGGTGGGCGAGCTGTATGTGCTGGCGCGCCCCGGTCAGACCAAATCGCTGTCGGGCAAGTCCTTGGCGGACGTGCGTCTGTCGGTGACCGAGAACAACCGCCCCGGCGATCACGCTTTCATCAGCGCCACCCTTGAAGAGACCGCCCGGGCACAGGCCAAAGGCTGCAAGACCCGGTTCCTGGATAAGGCCATCGGTGTGATGCGTGAGGTGCT
This genomic window from Pseudomonas kribbensis contains:
- a CDS encoding phage late control D family protein, which encodes MAQGFTPVVEIYGTNAALLNQRLISWEHVDAAGTESDQLTLTVDLEGLEGLPDLGGRIGLRVGYRESEIVDKGLFKVTRLTPTLFPFRLTLVATAAPFSAADETGFKQRRTASHGPTTLGALFGELVSPHGFSPRVASDLALIRIDHIDQSNETDMGFLTRLAKKYKVIAKPVGELYVLARPGQTKSLSGKSLADVRLSVTENNRPGDHAFISATLEETARAQAKGCKTRFLDKAIGVMREVLTGEAPYKTVRQICQSEEEAKAIGEGEVRKMLREKYKVKITCPGNPLLSAEGLLLLDETWPDFLRGRWSIEKVTASGKREESYRCVIEATSLDPKADAKD